In the Synechococcus sp. UW69 genome, one interval contains:
- a CDS encoding tRNA-(ms[2]io[6]A)-hydroxylase → MTLTVPQKTVASIRWLAAPTSGSWVEQANARPMEVLIDHAHCERKAAGAAVQMMFRYLCEPGLGEALSPLAREELEHFEQVLALIKARGRYLEPIPSPGYGAELARQIRKGEPQRMLDSFLVAGLIEARSHERMALLAEHSPDPQLRDLYRDLLASEARHFGLYWVLCEERYPRDVIVQRLQVLAQAEVKALEGELVSPEDVRMHSCGVDISQIS, encoded by the coding sequence ATGACCCTCACCGTGCCGCAGAAAACGGTCGCGTCGATCCGCTGGTTGGCTGCCCCCACCAGTGGGAGCTGGGTGGAGCAGGCCAATGCCCGGCCAATGGAGGTGCTGATCGATCACGCCCATTGCGAACGCAAAGCTGCTGGGGCTGCTGTGCAGATGATGTTTCGCTACCTCTGCGAGCCCGGTCTGGGTGAAGCTCTAAGCCCTCTGGCGCGGGAAGAGCTTGAGCACTTCGAGCAGGTTCTGGCGCTGATCAAGGCACGGGGGCGTTACCTGGAACCGATTCCCTCCCCGGGCTATGGAGCGGAACTCGCCCGACAGATCCGCAAAGGCGAGCCGCAAAGAATGCTCGATTCTTTCCTTGTGGCTGGCTTGATCGAAGCCCGCAGCCATGAGCGCATGGCTTTGCTGGCGGAGCACAGTCCGGATCCGCAGTTGAGGGATCTTTATCGCGATCTGCTGGCGAGTGAAGCCCGCCACTTCGGGCTGTACTGGGTGCTGTGCGAGGAGCGCTACCCGCGGGATGTGATTGTGCAGCGCTTGCAAGTGCTTGCTCAGGCCGAAGTGAAGGCGCTGGAGGGAGAGCTGGTCAGTCCTGAGGATGTGCGCATGCACTCGTGTGGGGTGGACATCAGTCAGATCAGCTGA
- the aroQ gene encoding type II 3-dehydroquinate dehydratase: MHVLLLNGPNLNLLGQREPGIYGQSSLADIEAALTREAEQESIQLDCFQSNFEGALVDRIHQAMGRSDGILINAGAYTHTSIAIRDALAGVAIPYVELHLSNTHAREDFRHHSFLSECAVGVVCGFGPASYSLALKGLLSHLRPSA; this comes from the coding sequence CGGTCCAAATCTGAACCTGTTGGGCCAGCGTGAGCCAGGGATCTATGGCCAGTCCTCTCTGGCTGATATCGAGGCAGCACTGACCCGAGAGGCGGAGCAAGAATCAATCCAACTGGACTGTTTCCAAAGCAATTTCGAAGGTGCCCTGGTCGATCGGATTCACCAGGCGATGGGGCGTAGCGATGGAATCCTGATCAACGCTGGGGCTTACACCCACACGTCCATCGCGATTCGCGATGCCCTTGCCGGCGTTGCAATCCCCTACGTGGAACTTCATTTGAGCAACACCCACGCTCGGGAAGATTTTCGCCATCACTCGTTTCTTTCCGAGTGCGCCGTCGGTGTCGTCTGCGGATTCGGACCAGCGAGCTACAGCCTTGCTTTGAAAGGATTGCTCAGCCACCTGAGGCCGAGCGCATGA